The following DNA comes from Nicotiana sylvestris chromosome 10, ASM39365v2, whole genome shotgun sequence.
ATCTTTAATAAAATGTATTGGAAGTTTTCTGTAAGGATCTTCATTgattgtattttttaattaaactTTATGTCAGGCTAATATTATAAAAGTAACTTTTTTTAAAAGTTCTATATACTTTCTTTTGAAATATAAATCTCTAATATAATCAAAAGATTGTTATGACAAAATAAGCAAAAAAATTATATGTtcattttatcccaaaatataaATGTAACAACTAGTCGGTCGTTTCAAGAGTTGTAGCCTCGTTCCCCCATTTATTGCTCCTTTTTGTGTTCTACAACTGTTATATGATTTATcgagttagttggttcgggtccggagagATTTTAGAGtgaattgagatacttagtctcttaattgaaagcttaagttggaaaagttgaccgggtgttgacttatatgtaagcGACCTCGAATTtgtattttgatggttctgttagctcctttaggtgattttggactaaagagcatgtccggattgtgatttggaggtacatagtagaattaggcttgaaatgacgaaagttggaattttagaaagtttgactgggagtggactttttgatatcggggtcggattggattttcggaagttggagtaatTTCGTAGCgttatttgtgacttgtgtgcaaaatttgaggtcaatcggacgtgattttctaggtttcgacatcgtttgtagaatttgggaatttcaaagttcattaggcttgaatctgtgtgtaattcgtgtttttgattttgtttgaggtgatttgaggattcgactaagttcgtatcgtattttaggattggttggtatgtttggttgaggtctcggtcCTCGAGTgaattttggatggttaacggattgGAAATGGACTTTGAAGATTGCTGAAGTCTGCTGATGTTCTGTGTTCTagtttccttctatgcgatcccATCCTCGATCGCGAAGGATCTTTGAGGGCTGTTGGATTTTTCCTTTATGCGTTCGCAAAATAAGGGACAAGATCGCGGAAGTTGAGAAGCTTTTGCTTTGCGAACCCATACAGTGAACCGCGTTCATGTACAAGGAAGTGAGGCAACTAGGGAGACACACAGTGTTCTTCGCGGTTGTGAGTTATGGATCGTGATCGTATAAGATTGGAAAGGTGGTTCTCCGCGTTCGCGATTGGGCTCGTGCGATCGCAAAAGAGGATTTTGTGAGCTGGGCAAAATTGTTCTACTCGAATGCGACTGTTGTTCCGTGATCGCAAAAGCTAATAACTGGGCAACACTGATAAATTTCAAAAATGAAGGGTTGAccccatttttcatattttgagctagagaccTCGGATTTGGACGATTCTTGAAGGGATTTTCAAGGAGTTGAttagggtaagtgattcttacttaCTTTTGGCTAAATCGGATGTTTATGTCTTTAATTCCATcatctaatttgtgatttggAGTGAAAAATTGGGAAAACGAGGAAGAGTTCTTGGATTagatttttgaggttttgaatgagATTTtgttatcggatttgagtaaatttggtatggttagacttgtgagtaaatgtgttttggggttttgtgacttttgtcggatttcgagacatggCCTAGGGTCGGGTTTGGGCCAATTTCGGATTTTGGCTTATAAATTCGTATATtatcttgtggaattgattcatttagcctatattgattgtattgtactccttgtggctagattcgggacgcTTGGAgatcgatttgagaggcaaatgcatgttggagtagagttttgccccgattaaggtaagtaacactttcaaacttggttctgagggttcgaaacctcGAATTATGTGATATATGATgggtattgaggtgatgcacatgccaagtgacgggcgtgctgGAGTGCACCGTGAGAATTTTGACCTGGTCGATTCGATGGCACTGTATAGTGGCTCTATTTTGTTGATATCCgtattttcatcatgtgataaagtactTGAGCTGTCGATTATGCTAGATATCATATTTAGGCTTTATgcggtactgttgggacccataattgttgtttcttgctgttgTCTTATTGACTTCATTGATatttcatattcatgcatttcatatcatatcacAGTCTccgttgttatttattgatacatcatatcattattttcgggctagtttcatgacattgtacGCGcatgagtgagactggagagattgatgactgagtgaggccgagagcctgattatgagtggaaattatgggatcgggttgcacgtcacagcggttacactgatttatgatagtgcttgggctgaatgAGCCCCTCCCGAGTTTACATAcaccccctagtgagcgcggttgaTATTACGGAGGATGGATGTTCCCTTGACATGGATCTTATCCGAAGCattatatacctggagatggatcttctccacggGCTGAATTGGCCATACTAGGTACTGGGTGACCGATGGTCAATGATGTATATATCCCGGGATGGATCTTTCTTgggccgtatgggccatatacagtaccgagtgattgagcatttgagagtgtgaGCACACGAGGCTGTCAGCATGGTGCATCACATATAACATGTGCACATGCATGTAGAAGTAGAATAGTTATATTCTTCATATCATTTAGATTTGATCTATTTTACTGTTTTGAGCTATCTATTGAACttaaaagcatgcctacgtttttGCACTATTATTTCTATATTGAACTGTGCCGGTTGAGTTCATCACTATctttcagtccaaaggttggattttttacttattgagttggttgtactcacgctacaccctgcacctcgtgtgcagatccagatgcTTCCGATCACGGCGACTGCTGATTGAGGAGACAGGATCTcggagactatcgaggtagctgcatggcgttcacagaccttgactctccttcattATCTTTATCTGTGTTTCAGTTCTTACTTCTTAGACATTGTAGTAGACAATATTCCGCCATAGATGCTAATGTACTCGCTGACACCCCGATTTTGGAATATATTGTATTGTGTTGCGGATTTATTTCTGTTTCCAAAAGGTTTTTCTTAGATATTAATTGCTTCCGTCTATATTATTAAAGATTTTATTGTGTTAATATGGTTGAGTAGTGACTTTCCTAGTTTTacgataggtgtcatcacgacggtttgttttgggtcatgacagtaaCCAAGCGCATAATGTGATTATTAACCAAATCATTTCTTCAAAATTGTATCCACAAATATCCCCTTAAATTCCAAATGAGATTATATATAAACATTTTAGAAACCACCTCACATTTTTAATGGGGAAGCAAAATGGATAATACAAACAAATATTGAACCCCAAAAAGCCAAAAccaaaaacataaaaagaaagacTTCTACTTCCTCAAGTAATTATTCATTCATTTTAGTCCCcacaaaattacaaaaaatgctTTCCCATATTTCAGCTTCACTCTCTCATACCTCTTCCACCACCACCGCTTCCTTCCTCCTCCGCCGCCCATCTCTTCGACCCAGATTCCCTTTTTGCCCTTACAAACCCTCCAAATTACAAAAACAACACCGTTTTGTGTTTTCTTCAATGGACTCAGCTGCCACCGTTGATTCTGTTGCTAATGATTTAAAGAAACAAAGCTTAAAAGGAACTGAAAATGTTGATATTAGTCGTAAATTGAATCTTGAAGAGCTTAATTGGGATAATTCTTTCGTTTGTGAATTGCCTGGTGATCCCAGAAGTGATTGTATTCCAAGAGAGGTTTGTTTTAATTTctcaaatatttttatatttctatTGAATTTTTATCAATTTGAACCTAAAAGGTCCTTTTTTTAATCAGGCATATTACTCTTTTATACTCCGTCCTCCCCAGTATATGTGGTGGTGAGCTAAAACAAGCTATAGGCGTTTGTGTAAATTGagaattttaaagttaaattctTTCTAAATACAGAAAGACGATAGTATTGTTTTTGGgatagactaaaaaggaaagaataTCATGTAAATTGAAACAAAGGGAGTATATTAGTTATAGTGGAAGAAGATATTAGAATAGTGGTTGAAAATTTAGTTTGATGGAGAAGTTATGATAGGAAAGCTCATTTGAATGATTATGCATTTTCAAAATTGATTTTTTGTTTGAATGCATGAGAAATTTGTTAGAATTTCCTGAATTACTCTCTTCGTCCCATTTTGTGTGTCTGTGCTTGCAGAACACGGTGGTTAAGTTGTTAAATTTGACTTATATATTGTATTAGTGGTAGTGGAAGAAAATATTAAGGTAATGGTTGAAAGTTAGTTTGGTAAATCATATCAAAATTTAAAATTCGATAAGTTGAATTCTTGAATGTTGTGAAACCTATGTCAGAATTGTGTAATAATCTTGCGTCCAAAATAATAGGGTGTGCCATATAAATTGGAGAGGAGGAAGTGTTATATTAGTGAGAGTGGAAGAAAATAATAATGTAATGGTTGAACTGTTAGTTTGATAGAGAAGGCTTCACGTTGAGGTTTAAAACGTGATATGTATAAATGTATAGGGAAATTTGAATTACTTAAGTTGTGGGTGTGTAGAAATGGCATTATGTTGAATATTCTAGATACCTCAACGTGGAAAGAATTACATATAAATCGGGATGGAGGGAGTACTATTTAATCATAAGTAGATAACAAGTTAGGTTTATATTGGATACTCGTGCTGGTTTATCATAGAATTCGTAGATAGGAAAAAGTGGAAAGTGGATATTACCTATGTGATAAGCAATGCAGCTTGcatttaatttgaaatattaGTAACTGGAAGATAGAATCCTTTTGCAAGTCTTTTATCTGTGTCAAACATTGCGCTTGTAGGTGTTGCATGCTTGCTACACAAAAGTGTTACCCTCCGTAAAGGTCGATAACCCTCAGCTTGTTGCATGGTCGGAATCAGTGGCGGAGTTACTCGAATTGGATCCCAAAGAGTGAGTTTTTCAGAATCTTACTGAATGTTATGGTCATGCTAATTGTGGCTTCATAAAATTGATATAGACTTATCTTAATCTTTCAGATTTGAGAGGCCTGATTTTCCTCTTATATTCTCGGGGGCATCACCATTAGTGGGAGCGTAAGTTTCTCGAAGCTTGTCGGCTTTGTCTTTAAATTCTTAGTAATGAAACAACATCCAAAGTTGGGTTTGAATCTGCAGGATGCCTTATGCCCAAAATTATGGCGGACATCAGTTCGGCATGTGGGCCGGTCAGTTAGGGGATGGTAGGGCAATAACTCTTGGAGAGATTTTGAATTCGAAGTCTCAAAGGTGGGAGTTGCAGCTGAAGGGTGCTGGAAAGACTCCATATAGTCGTTTTGCGGATGGTCTTGCAGTGCTTCGTAGCAGCATTCGGGAATTCCTTTGCAGTGAAGCAATGCATAGTCTTGGAATCCCAACGACACGAGCACTTTGTCTAGTGACAACAGGAAAAGGTGTCATGAGGGATATGTTTTATGAGTATGTTCCGCAGCCACGatatttctcttttgttgatAGGCTGCATATATCTGCAAGAAATCATCTACCTAGCCTTGACTTGCATGTTTTGTTCTCTTTATCAGCTAATAGCACAGAGCATGTCTTCATTTTTGCTTCAAAAGACAAATCTCCTATCCTTTTGGAAGAATGATACTGTGAGGAATTTTATCAATAAATTGATGAGAAGCGCCTATAGACTTGTCTCGGGGGAGGTTCGGAGTCTGCATAGGGATTTGTGTCTTCGATTTATACTCCAGATAATTGTTACTTCGCCATTCTAGTGCATTATGGTTTCATCTATTGATTATTATCTTCCTTCTCATGCAGCGGAAATCCCAAAGATGAGCCTGGTGCAATTGTCTGCAGAGTTGCCCAATCCTTCCTGCGTTTTGGTTCTTATCAGCTACATGCCTCCAGAGGTAAAAAGGATCTTGAGATTGTCCGTGCTTTGGCAGATTACGCCATTAGATATCACTTCCCCCATTTAGAGAACATGGCTAGGAGTGAAAGTATGTCATTCAACACAGGCGAGGAGGACAAATCAGCTGTGGATTTAAGTTCAAACAAGTATGCAGGTAAAATTATAGGTCATCTTTTAGGATGGATTCCTGTGCCGATGAAAAATTTAATCTCCTTTTTAAGACTGAATATAGTGTGGGGAAGGAGAGTAATGGGAGTTGTTCATCGACGACTAATCCTTGTCTCAAACTTCTCCATTGTTGGTGACAGTCTTAAATCATATTCGGATATTGTGCTTCAGATTTTGTGAACTTCATTAAATTTCAGTTTACTTGGTTGTCCAAGTGAGTTTGAATCTGAGTGGCACAGGGtttttatctataatctgaataaagCACCAACCCCATAGAATAAATTTCTTAGTCTCATGACTAACCCAAAATTGTCATCAAATTCCTTCTCTTTGTAACTTTAATGATATAGTGCTAAATTGCTCTCTCTGTGGCACTCTAATCTTCTATGCATTGGCCCACCATATCCAGTAAATTGTCTTTTTCTTGATTTATTGGATATTCATCTTCTTTTTTACTGTTTGTTGGGTGTGTTTTCGCCTTTGTtttgttgaaaaataaaataaataaataaataaaaattttgggggtggtggggtgggggtgggtgggtggggggGGGTATGAGTAGCAAAGACTTGTAGAAAGAAAAGTAGATGCCGTGGTCTATGCATACTTTGACAATTTGCTTTCTCGCATGTGTTGATGAATGGGTGCATTATTTCAGCATGGGCAGTGGAAGTTGCTGAGCGGACTGCTTCCATGATTGCCAGGTGGCAGGGTGTTGGTTTCACACATGGAGTGATGAACACTGATAACATGAGCGTGTTAGGACTCACCATCGACTATGGCCCTTTTGGATTTTTAGATGCTTTTGATCCCAGTTTCACACCAAATACCACTGATCTTCCTGGCAGAAGATACTGTTTCGCGAATCAGCCAGATGTAGGTTTATGGAATATTGCACAGTTTACCTCTGCGCTATCTATTGCGGAGTTGCTAAGTGATAAGGAGGCAGATTATGCCATGGAAAGGTATCTTAAAATACTACAATTTGGCCATGTTCTCAAGTGTCTTCGCTTGAATTTTTTCCTCTTATTTACTGTTGACGATGCTTATCTACTGACTTCTTTAGATATGGCAACAAGTTTATGGATGATTACCAAGTTATCATGACCAGAAAACTTGGTCTGGCAAAGTACAATAAAAAGTTGATTAGTGAACTACTCAAGAATATGGCCATTGATAAAGTTGATTACACAAATTTCTTTCGATTGCTATCAAACGTCAAAGCTGATCCTACAATTCCAGAGGACCAGTTATTGATTCCTCTTAAAGCTGTTCTCTTGGATATTGGCGAGGAACGCAAGGAAGCCTGGACAACCTGGGTAAAGTCTTACATACAAGAGGTATGTGACAATGACATTTTTTCTTCAAATAACAATGATGCATATAatacaacaacaacgacgaccagtaaaatcccacaagtggggtatggggagggtagtgtgtacgtagaccttacccctaccccgaaggagtagagaggccgTTTCCGAAAGAATAATGCATATAATATAATGAATTTGTCAAGGTCTTTCTTGTATGTGTGAGATGATTAAGGTGTCACTTTTCTACCTCTTGCAGCTCTCTACAACTGGTGTTTCTGACGAGGAGAGGAAGGTTTCGATGAATTCTGTAAATCCAAAGTACATACTTAGAAACTATTTATGCCAGACTGCTATTGATGCAGCAGAACAAGGCGATTTTGGGGAGGTTCGACAGCTATTGAAGGTAATGCAATGTCCATTTGATGAACAACCCGGTATGGAGAAGTACGCACGGTTGCCTCCAGCATGGGCCTATCGTCCGGGTGTATGCATGCTTTCTTGTTCCTCATAAGATTTCCACTATGTAATACAAGAGTTTTTGTATATACCAGAAATATTCTTTCTTGTAGTAATGTGTAAAAGGTATAGCCGCTCCTTTTGCTTGCGTCTTTTCCAcgttcttgtttttttttggtcATTAATACGCAACAGTGTATTGTAAGTGGAGGAGTAGCCCTGCAGTCACGATACAAGGAGGATATCCAGCTCTTTCTGCAAACATAGAAAAAATTTGAGTTTTTCTATAGTAGTACTCTTCTTTGTTTAATCTCTTTCTTTCCTGCAAGTTCACCGGTTAATCGAAAAACCACCGTCTAAAAAATGGGAAATTGACACTGTATAGTCACTTAGAAAATAATAGCCGAgaaaatgtatatattttgtgtgttatatacaaaaattatatactttttcggctaTCAAATGTAAATTATTTCTAGCGCGAGCTATAAGTGAAATACCTTTAAAATACCCGTGAGCAGGTCCCGAAGGTTTAACGACATAAACTATACATATGAGTAACTTCACAGAAAAAAGTTATAAATTATAGATTTTCtgtaaaaaaaaaatgtttttgtaATCATTAttaaagaaagaattgtttaACCCCTTTCAGAATGAAAATACTTTTCAATCGGATCAACAATCCAAATTCAACATCTCGGAAAAAAATTCGACCTTCATCGAACTCTTCTCTAACACAAGAATGTGGAGATGGTACCACAAAATTTAGTTGATCTGTGGCACGAATCCTACATCGACAAAATACAGAAGAGATGCTGGGTATATAGATAAACAGATCTTAGACCTTAGCGCGCGACATGTTTTAAAACTGTACGGACCTAGATCCAAAACGGATAATATCACTTGTGGGTTCAAGTGTTACATGGACTCCAACTCAGGCTAAAACACAAAGGTATAAACAACACCACCTGTTAGCTTGGAATTTGGAGAATCTTATAAAATCAAAGTaatatattgtcacgacccattttctgaacaagccgggaccggcactcgatcactaaacatgaccgagcggaccatctctgcttatcaaatctattataacctcaaactttatatgccacaaggcactactgtaaccaaacacttttaaataatttaaatattccTCTAATTGTACATCCAACTAtttaagtgtatatatatatatattttcgcTATAggcaagaaaaaaataataatttaattctataaatagcgtgtctcgaaacttttataaatttgaggagtgttacatatataaatcacaaaaaaaaaaaaagctcgaAAGTGGATCCGGGTCGGGTCATGATACTTTTGTTCAATTTCGGGTCGGGTACATTTTAAATTTGTACTATATTATCCAAAAATAATGTCCCCTCGCCAGGTCCACCACTTCCAGCAAAGAGGAGAGTTCTCAATCCACACAACTGTAGCTCCATTTTAATTTACACAGTGAACTGTTCAAGTAAGTTTCTTTTCTCTGTTTTTTATCATTAATATCGATAAATGCATTCCGTTACACTTGTAATCTTGCTGTTAATCTCTGATCtataataaaaaattggaacgAAAACCAGATAATATGTGAATGAGCACATTGCAGAAGGATATCAGACACCTTAAATTAGAGACCCTTTTCTATATTCTTCTTGATTTCATCTTTGCTTTACACCTCTAATTGTATGAGAAAAGATTGACAGGCAAGTCTTAATGTGGTAtttaataaaaatgtaaaatttcaAGTATGAATCTTGGATTGAGAATCAGATAATTTGGGAATTGATTAAATTATAAATGGAACACAGACACCTTAAATTGGAGACCCTTTTTGATACTCTTCTTGTTGGAGCAAAGCATATCAAAATTTGGTACTCAAGTTGTAATCTTTAGAGTATGGATGTTCCCAAGAATTCATTATTTTCTCCTTATTTGAtacttaattgttgaattagGCTGGGTTGAATGTTTTTTTAAACTCATATTTTTTTTACGTATTTTGTAGTATCTTCTCTCTTCACACcgcggtgcactaagctcccgctatggtatagggaagggccggaccacaagagtTTATTGTACACAACCTTACTTTGTATTTAtgtaagaggctgtttccactccttgaacccgtgacctcctgtaATATAACGTCAGATAATATGGGAACAAGTAATTTGCGTCTGTCTCGGATGAGGAGCCCCTATTTAAAACGCTTCTTGTTTCCATCTTTGCTTTACAATCTCAATTGTAGGAGAAAGATTTTTAAATTTGGCAGTCTAGTCTAATGTAATCTTTGAAGTATGATTGTCCCCAAAACTCGATTTTCCTCCTTATCTGGGTATTTAATTGTTGGGTTAGGTCAGTTAATTAAAAAACATGAGTGTCAAGTTCAGGTGTCATAAAAGACAACAAATCAGTTTGCTTTTACTGGGGATTCTTTTCTGAACGAGttaaaaagaaagagtgacatatAAAATGAAATCGAGGGTGTATGCTGTGATCTATCTGATTAGGAATTCTTTAGTAAAAGAGAAAGTATCCATACTTCCCTTATACCATTTATAGTTGTATTATTTGATGGCTCAAGAAAATCGTTCTATGGTTGCTTTCGCGTTTCCCCATCTCATGATAGGTACAGTCTATCTGGATTTGAAGTACctcataaaaaaaatactttggaATTTTTGAAGTAAACTTATAAAACCTCTCTCATCGATACAAGACTCTCTTCTTAGTCTCGTTTGAAGCTGCGAGATATCATTTTGACAAAATTCTTTTCCTTCTTAGCCAGTTCGTAAgctccttttatttttttatttgtttgtaaACTAACCTTGTATTACCTTGGACATAAGTGATCATGTCATTTCCTATTTTACTCTGTTAAACATATGAAAGTCATCTTAGTCTCAGTTTTCTAAATATCTTGTACTGTTATTATTTGATATCAGTGCTTCTTTCATCTTTTCGTTAGCtaagggtctatcagaaacagcTTCTCTGCCcgtccagggtaggggtaaggctgcatacatctcaccttccccagactccacttgtgaGAATACACTGGGCCGTTATTGTTGTAAACATATGAAAGTCCATCTTAAAACTGTACCAGTATACTTTTTTTATAATAGCGTATGCATTTTTGAGTCATATTTCCATGCTGCAGCAACAGGTACTTTGCTAATTGTTCCAAAGATTTTGATGCTATCTGGCATCGTATGAATGAACGATTGATCTGTGATTTACGTGAAAAATGAGGCGTAGCCTTGAGGTTTGGAAAATGGGCACTGTGAACTACTTGGAGGCATTGAAGCTGCAAGAGAAGCTGGCATCTGATAGAAAAGCCCTTAAAATTTCCGATACCCTATTATGTCTGCAACATCCGCCAACATATACCGTTGGCAAAAGACAAACGGTTCACAATCTACTCATTCCTGATTCTGAGCTCAAAGCTATAGGCACAACTTCACTATACACAAAGAGGAGGTGACATTACTTATCATGGTCCTCATCAAGCGATCTTGTATCCGATTATCTCGTTGAGAGATATCGGTTTGGGGGCTAGAAAGTATGTAGAAAAACTCGAGCTAACGATGATTGAATTAGCATCAATGTACGGCGTGAAAGCACAGACTGGACAAAGATGCGAAACAGGAGTTTGGGTTGATAATAGAAAGATTGGTGCGATTGGAGTACGAATTTCATCTGGGATTACATCTCATGGATTAGCATTCAATATGGATCCAGATTTAAGTTACTTCAAGCATATTGTGCCTTGTGGGATTGCAGATAAAGATGTTACGTCGTTGAAAAAAGAGGCAGATATAGAGCTTCCTGCTGAAGAGGTAATTCAGGAGCAGTTAATCTCTTGTTTTGTGCATATATTAGGGTACACTGATGTAAACTTTAAAGGTAAGTCAAATCTGTAATAGTTTGATAAGCAAAAATCTTGACAAACATTGGCATATAACTTGGCAATGTGTTATGTTTCTTTTAAGAGTTCTATTAATAATGTTGGTGCCTTAGATTGCTTTAAAGGaaccaccaaaggatgtggtgcagcGGATGGGTCTGCTCTTCCCTTGACTagaggtctcgggttcgagccctgggtatggaaaaatccttgataGGGAGCACTTTCCCCCCCAAATGAGGCCCTACGCGGCGCGAACCAGATATAGTAGGGCTCCAATTCAGGTACCGGACACCGgggtgggaaaccaaaaaaatTCTTGGTAGAGAGCACTTCCCCCCAAATGGGGCGCTACGCGGCGCAAATTCagatatagtcgggctccaatgcgAGTACCGGACACCGGGGTGGGAAACCAAAAAGATTGCCTTAAAGATATAAAACTAATTTTTGTAT
Coding sequences within:
- the LOC104247416 gene encoding uncharacterized protein → MLSHISASLSHTSSTTTASFLLRRPSLRPRFPFCPYKPSKLQKQHRFVFSSMDSAATVDSVANDLKKQSLKGTENVDISRKLNLEELNWDNSFVCELPGDPRSDCIPREVLHACYTKVLPSVKVDNPQLVAWSESVAELLELDPKEFERPDFPLIFSGASPLVGAMPYAQNYGGHQFGMWAGQLGDGRAITLGEILNSKSQRWELQLKGAGKTPYSRFADGLAVLRSSIREFLCSEAMHSLGIPTTRALCLVTTGKGVMRDMFYDGNPKDEPGAIVCRVAQSFLRFGSYQLHASRGKKDLEIVRALADYAIRYHFPHLENMARSESMSFNTGEEDKSAVDLSSNKYAAWAVEVAERTASMIARWQGVGFTHGVMNTDNMSVLGLTIDYGPFGFLDAFDPSFTPNTTDLPGRRYCFANQPDVGLWNIAQFTSALSIAELLSDKEADYAMERYGNKFMDDYQVIMTRKLGLAKYNKKLISELLKNMAIDKVDYTNFFRLLSNVKADPTIPEDQLLIPLKAVLLDIGEERKEAWTTWVKSYIQELSTTGVSDEERKVSMNSVNPKYILRNYLCQTAIDAAEQGDFGEVRQLLKVMQCPFDEQPGMEKYARLPPAWAYRPGVCMLSCSS